The nucleotide sequence AAGATTGAAGACATCATTCATGAAACAGAAGACGAAGAAGAGTCCCTATCGCTCGAAGACAAAGAGAAAGAACTGATCATTAAAGCGCTAAGAAAGAACAAAAACAAGAGAAAATATGCTGCGCGTGATTTAGGAATTTCTGAGAGAACACTTTATAGAAAAATCAAAGAATACCAGATAGAAGAGATCTGATGATAAAGAACCTTTGTACCCTTTTGATCATTGCCCTGGTGTACTTGTCAGGATGTTCAGTAACCTACTCTTTTAGAGAAGGTTCGATACCGTCCGACATCCATAGTATAGCTATCAGGAACTTTAATAACGAATCAGGGAATGGACCTCCAAACCTGACACAGGTGTTTTCTGAAACACTTCGTAACTTTTACCAAAGCAACACAAGGCTTAACTTGGTAAACAACAATGCCGACTGGGAACTAGAAGGCTCTATTGTAGGCTATTCCGTTACACCTGTAGC is from Cytophagaceae bacterium ABcell3 and encodes:
- a CDS encoding LptE family protein, giving the protein MIKNLCTLLIIALVYLSGCSVTYSFREGSIPSDIHSIAIRNFNNESGNGPPNLTQVFSETLRNFYQSNTRLNLVNNNADWELEGSIVGYSVTPVAPQAGELTGLNRLTVTVNARFTNNKDEEQSFEQPFNFYFDFEQNQTLTQVENEALNVIFNQIVLDIFNRSTSTW